The following proteins come from a genomic window of Geomonas sp. RF6:
- a CDS encoding GerMN domain-containing protein, which translates to MKKRSRKAKGVIVAAFCVLAVVAGVLVYKKYETATVPRVEAPVQQPQHPPAGARVVSLFFGAPDGEGLVREGREVETEEGMEDYISSVLEDLINGPLGTNAPTLPENTRVLGVRLNGPVAEIDFSKELRDGLPSGSSAEVAAVYSVVDTVTANFPQIKVVQFLIEGEKAESLKGHLDLRNPIAPDYSLERKS; encoded by the coding sequence GTGAAGAAGAGGAGCCGTAAGGCGAAAGGGGTAATCGTAGCCGCCTTCTGCGTCCTTGCCGTCGTGGCGGGTGTGCTGGTGTACAAGAAGTACGAGACGGCCACCGTCCCGCGCGTGGAGGCGCCGGTGCAGCAGCCGCAGCACCCCCCTGCCGGGGCGCGCGTGGTCTCCCTCTTTTTCGGGGCGCCGGACGGCGAGGGGCTGGTGCGCGAAGGGCGCGAGGTGGAGACCGAAGAGGGGATGGAGGATTACATCTCCTCGGTCCTCGAGGATCTCATCAACGGCCCCCTCGGGACGAACGCGCCGACCCTCCCGGAGAACACCCGGGTCCTCGGGGTGCGTCTGAACGGCCCGGTCGCGGAGATAGACTTCAGCAAGGAGCTGCGGGATGGGCTTCCCTCCGGGAGCTCCGCCGAGGTCGCCGCGGTGTACTCGGTGGTCGATACGGTCACCGCCAACTTCCCGCAGATAAAGGTGGTGCAGTTTCTCATCGAGGGTGAGAAGGCAGAGAGCCTGAAGGGGCACCTCGATCTCAGAAATCCTATCGCGCCAGACTATTCGCTGGAGCGGAAGTCGTAG
- the murI gene encoding glutamate racemase: MAWKAIGIFDSGVGGLTVLKEVVKALPQEDTIYLGDTARVPYGTKSPETVVRYSRQIAEYLFSRDIKLLVVACNTASAVALATLQRELPIPVVGVIEPGARRAAAVTRSGKVGVIGTAATVGSSAYTKAIKRINPEIQVVTRACPLFVPLAEEGWVENEVARLTASIYLTDLKAQGVDTLVLGCTHYPILKEVIAEVMGDGVTLVDSAQETARTVAEILGENALLRPAEEVGNHHYFVTDVPAGFIRVGNRFLGGRLGDVYQVNLEDEGKEGGSGEEEEP; the protein is encoded by the coding sequence TTGGCCTGGAAAGCTATCGGAATTTTCGACTCCGGCGTCGGAGGTCTCACCGTCCTCAAAGAGGTGGTGAAAGCCCTGCCGCAGGAGGATACCATCTACCTCGGGGACACGGCTCGCGTCCCCTACGGCACCAAGTCCCCCGAAACGGTCGTCCGCTACTCGCGCCAGATCGCCGAGTACCTCTTCAGCCGCGATATAAAGCTCCTCGTGGTGGCGTGCAACACCGCCTCCGCCGTGGCGCTCGCAACCCTGCAGCGCGAGCTGCCGATTCCGGTGGTCGGTGTCATCGAGCCCGGCGCCCGTCGCGCCGCCGCGGTCACCAGGAGCGGGAAGGTGGGGGTCATCGGGACCGCCGCCACCGTCGGGAGCAGCGCCTACACGAAGGCGATCAAGAGGATTAACCCGGAGATCCAGGTTGTGACCCGCGCCTGCCCCCTCTTTGTCCCGCTGGCGGAGGAAGGGTGGGTAGAAAACGAGGTGGCGCGCCTTACCGCCTCCATCTACCTCACCGACCTGAAGGCGCAGGGGGTCGACACGCTGGTGCTCGGGTGCACCCACTACCCGATCCTGAAGGAGGTCATCGCCGAGGTCATGGGTGACGGCGTCACCCTCGTCGACTCCGCACAGGAGACGGCGCGCACGGTCGCGGAGATCCTCGGTGAAAACGCGCTCCTGCGCCCGGCAGAGGAAGTGGGGAACCATCATTATTTCGTCACCGACGTCCCCGCCGGCTTCATCCGGGTCGGCAACCGTTTCCTCGGGGGGCGTCTCGGGGATGTGTACCAGGTGAACCTGGAGGACGAGGGTAAGGAAGGAGGGAGCGGTGAAGAAGAGGAGCCGTAA